Proteins found in one Mucilaginibacter gracilis genomic segment:
- a CDS encoding BamA/TamA family outer membrane protein, with protein sequence MPLKKTLLLLCLLPSVLFAQNASDIIPVNKTLNDTSEQRDLIDIAKKIVHIESKPVKDDKDKKYFFSFLPIGANVPGGTGRALITSTTAGVYLGPRKTTNLSSASFAPYWNLGDRFGLPLRTSVWLPGNTWTVQGDVRFLRYPQNSWGLGSSRGNDDETQINYEYIRFYQAALKRITPYFFAGVGYNLDYHFGIGPDDPQVDLAKFTGYNNGIAGSSVSSGISLNAVYDTRSKSRNNDINPMPGAYASIVYRINPTFLGSNNYWHSLYVDLRKYVSMNPARPNQQNTLAFWGYLWTVFDSNAPYLDLPSLGWDPFNRSGRGFDQNRYRGKSLAYLEAEYRRDITNDGLFGFVVFTNANSVSGSGTFLTSWHPAVGSGLRVKFNKESQTNIGVDYGVSKGYSSFSVNLAEAF encoded by the coding sequence ATGCCGTTAAAAAAAACTTTATTATTGCTTTGCCTCTTGCCGTCGGTGCTTTTTGCACAAAACGCATCTGATATAATTCCTGTTAATAAAACGCTTAACGATACTTCGGAGCAGCGCGATTTGATTGACATTGCTAAAAAAATAGTGCATATCGAGTCCAAGCCGGTAAAAGATGATAAAGACAAGAAGTACTTTTTTTCGTTCCTGCCGATAGGGGCCAACGTTCCCGGCGGTACGGGCCGGGCATTAATTACCAGCACTACGGCGGGCGTATATTTAGGGCCGCGTAAAACAACAAATTTGTCGAGTGCTTCGTTTGCGCCTTATTGGAATCTGGGCGATCGGTTTGGTTTACCTTTACGTACCAGTGTTTGGCTGCCGGGAAACACCTGGACAGTACAGGGTGATGTTCGTTTTTTGCGCTATCCCCAAAATTCGTGGGGTTTAGGGAGTTCTCGTGGTAACGACGACGAAACGCAAATTAATTACGAATACATCCGCTTTTACCAGGCCGCACTTAAACGTATTACACCCTATTTTTTTGCGGGGGTAGGTTATAACCTCGATTATCACTTCGGCATCGGCCCGGATGATCCGCAGGTTGATTTGGCTAAATTTACAGGTTACAACAATGGCATTGCCGGCAGTTCCGTTTCCAGCGGCATTAGTTTAAATGCCGTTTACGATACCCGCAGCAAATCGCGTAATAACGATATTAACCCCATGCCCGGAGCTTATGCCAGTATTGTTTACCGTATTAATCCCACATTTTTGGGGAGCAATAATTACTGGCATTCCCTATATGTCGATCTGCGGAAATATGTCTCCATGAATCCGGCACGGCCAAATCAGCAAAATACACTGGCTTTTTGGGGATACCTGTGGACGGTTTTTGATAGCAACGCCCCTTATCTGGATTTGCCGAGCCTGGGTTGGGATCCTTTTAACCGCTCAGGTCGCGGGTTCGATCAGAACCGCTACCGTGGCAAGTCTTTAGCTTACCTGGAGGCAGAATACCGCCGCGATATAACTAACGATGGCCTTTTTGGTTTCGTGGTATTCACCAACGCCAATTCGGTAAGTGGCTCGGGCACCTTTTTAACTTCGTGGCACCCGGCTGTTGGTAGCGGTTTGCGGGTTAAATTTAACAAAGAATCTCAAACCAATATCGGTGTAGATTATGGCGTGAGCAAAGGTTACAGCTCTTTCTCCGTAAACCTGGCCGAAGCCTTTTAA